The proteins below are encoded in one region of Populus alba chromosome 2, ASM523922v2, whole genome shotgun sequence:
- the LOC118046809 gene encoding uncharacterized protein At5g01610: protein MGLPFHSRSISSMAVLWATFFFLALSTSAVVNADDAPTVYEVLQEHDFPIGLLPGGVTSYELDESTGKFTVHLNSSCSYKIDSYELKYKSTIEGVIAKDKLSKLSGIQVKVLILWLSIAEVIRDVDELQFSVGITSFDFPVRNFDECPACGCGFDCKDVNLRKITSSSSSY from the coding sequence ATGGGTTTGCCTTTCCATTCAAGATCCATCTCTTCAATGGCCGTTCTGTGGgcaactttcttttttctagccCTCTCAACTTCTGCAGTCGTCAATGCAGACGACGCGCCGACAGTATACGAAGTGCTCCAAGAACACGACTTTCCGATCGGCCTTCTTCCCGGAGGAGTAACGAGCTACGAATTGGACGAATCCACAGGTAAGTTCACAGTCCATCTTAATAGCTCTTGCTCTTACAAAATCGATTCATATGAGCTCAAGTACAAGTCGACGATTGAGGGCGTGATAGCCAAAGACAAGCTCTCAAAATTAAGTGGGATCCAAGTTAAGGTGCTCATTTTGTGGCTGAGTATTGCTGAAGTGATCCGTGATGTAGATGAGCTCCAATTTTCTGTGGGGAttacttcttttgattttcctGTTAGAAATTTTGATGAATGCCCGGCTTGTGGATGTGGCTTTGATTGTAAAGATGTCAACTTGAGGAaaataacttcttcttcttcttcttactgA